One genomic segment of Clavelina lepadiformis chromosome 3, kaClaLepa1.1, whole genome shotgun sequence includes these proteins:
- the LOC143448701 gene encoding uncharacterized protein LOC143448701, which yields MEALFTFCFIIPIFSAAAVDGLRLTSDPRCPVPIGFGICETCPNKCHCGSMCCFNGCGTSCVPIPLPKELSCLAYKRCLPLEDCVPARDCPGVPGARCTHDCNCRKAFLGCDGQLLTRRQCDPNADPVPTDPRCEQPIGVGTCSEDCPIDGCGCGQICCSNGCGKSCTAIPLPTELSCLAYTTCFPQRDCDPKRDCPGVPGARCTHNCHCGKAFIGCNGQLLTNEQCNPGATSPTPRPCLPGKDVTYCFFDPCRMATCPSFPEATCSSDHCGGCNAVFTNRNGIVLTKEECQEDCQKPSIVCVNAPCRFASCPNYPDARCRPGRCLSNICDAVFTYRGFILTHDDCHGNIPRQCPLSIANNEVVTFQITCTDENNVGSRCTASCPPGKELVGRSNIVCDERSKWAPGDFRSTQCIKVDVCPPGSGMPRCAPACFRAKCPAHPKAVCVDNDCGGCLFDFFLNGRKLTREECIPRGPCPYLFPYPFCQRKCRHATCRGHPDAVCEVDCSCSPAFYNPATLERVHCSTLLEDSSEEL from the exons ATGGAGGCACTATTCacgttttgttttatcattCCAATCTTTTCAGCAGCTGCCGTTGACG GTTTACGACTAACATCGGACCCTCGTTGCCCAGTACCAATCGGTTTTGGTATTTGTGAAACCTGTCCCAACAAATGTCACTGCGGTTCAATGTGTTGCTTTAACGGATGCGGAACAAGTTGTGTGCCAATACCGCTGCCGAAAGAACTAA GTTGCTTAGCATACAAAAGGTGCTTGCCTTTGGAAGACTGTGTACCGGCTAGGGACTGCCCAGGCGTACCAGGTGCAAGGTGTACGCATGACTGCAATTGCAGAAAAGCTTTTCTTGGCTGTGATGGGCAACTTTTAACTCGTAGACAATGCGACCCAAACGCAG ACCCTGTGCCTACCGACCCAAGGTGTGAGCAACCAATAGGAGTAGGCACGTGCAGTGAAGACTGTCCAATCGATGGCTGTGGATGTGGACAGATATGTTGCTCAAACGGCTGTGGGAAAAGCTGCACCGCGATTCCTTTGCCCACCGAACTGAGTTGTCTAGCTTACACAACTTGTTTTCCACAACGTGACTGTGATCCAAAGAGAGATTGTCCCGGTGTACCCGGTGCTCGCTGCACTCATAACTGCCATTGTGGTAAAGCTTTCATAGGTTGCAATGGACAACTACTTACAAATGAGCAATGTAATCCAG GAGCAACTTCACCAACTCCAAGACCATGCCTTCCCGGTAAAGATGTGACATATTGCTTTTTCGATCCTTGTCGAATGGCAACCTGCCCTTCTTTTCCGGAAGCTACTTGTTCGTCTGACCACTGCGGTGGTTGTAACGCTGTTTTCACCAATCGGAATGGAATTGTGTTGACAAAAGAAGAATGCCAAGAAG ATTGTCAGAAACCGTCTATAGTCTGCGTCAATGCGCCCTGTCGCTTTGCAAGCTGTCCCAACTATCCTGATGCCAGATGTAGGCCGGGACGATGCTTAAGTAATATCTGTGATGCTGTATTTACTTACCGAGGATTCATTCTAACACACGACGACTGCCATGGAAATATTC CTCGTCAGTGCCCTCTGTCAATAGCTAACAACGAAGTGGTTACTTTTCAAATCACTTGTACGGATGAAAACAACGTCGGATCAAGATGCACCGCATCGTGTCCTCCAGGGAAGGAGCTTGTGGGACGCTCAAACATAGTCTGCGATGAAAGAAGCAAGTGGGCTCCAGGTGACTTCAGGAGCACTCAGTGTATCAAGGTTGATGTATGTCCTCCCGGTTCCGGTATGCCAAGGTGTGCTCCTGCATGCTTTAGAGCAAAGTGTCCTGCTCATCCAAAAGCCGTATGCGTAGACAATGATTGCGGTGGGTGCTTGTTCGACTTTTTTCTCAACGGTCGTAAGCTTACTAGAGAGGAATGTATTCCAAGAG GACCATGTCCATACTTGTTTCCGTATCCATTCTGTCAAAGAAAATGCAGACATGCCACATGCAGAGGTCACCCTGATGCTGTCTGCGAAGTGGACTGTTCCTGCAGTCCAGCGTTTTACAACCCGGCAACACTGGAACGAGTGCATTGCTCTACAT TGCTCGAAGATTCTTCTGAAGAATTGTAA
- the LOC143448699 gene encoding uncharacterized protein LOC143448699, translating into MLKTKIWFATFVTLLACMSLSNAQGIELSLTDSRCPPATGFGTCAFCPSSGCGCGRICCPNGCGTSCMPLPLPSSLECLTYTDCFPLRDCDPARDCPGVPGARCTHDCNCRQAFLGCDGELLSPEQCNPVPVPIDPRCPEPSSPFGTCGTCPSEGCGCGKICCSNGCGSSCVSIPNPPELDCLHLIDCLPLEDCVPERDCPGHPGARCSYDCDCGKAFIGCDGQLLTDKECNPGGVPTDPRCEPVPDGGFGTCGECPLEGCGCGRICCSTGCGTTCSRIPLPSELNCLTYTTCAPLTDCVPKRDCPGVPGATCTHDCSCRKAFLGCDGELLTDEQCNPGPSSPCLPGVDIAYCFVRPCRFASCPAVPNAKCTDDYCGGCNAVFVQNDVVLTPEECECRFPADVYCFKPACQFETCPNYPEATCRPNRCNLCTPVFTYRGFTLTKKDCHRDIPTSCPSPVDIASLINFQYSCTNQNQIGSVCTASCTNGRDIQGARRISCNINGRWSPSDFRNTRCVTSCPPGSPVARCTKEPCLGQTCPAYPEAVCENNYCGGCNFDFFLNGRKLSKHECQKTCPSPSGPDPDLTFRCTNSYKAGSVCRAQCPLGKDIVGDNRITCIGDSGKWAPGTFLNTKCEESFPCPPGVPQVRCLVPPCKDAKCPAHPDAECRENYCGGCHFDFFLNESKLQRRDCIKQRPCVIHHYCQFLCYGQRCNGHPDAICKVDCNCRARFYDHKTLKQVFCFQLFRGLESEDQTN; encoded by the exons ATGctaaaaacaaagatttgGTTTGCGACGTTCGTTACGCTGCTGGCGTGTATGTCGTTGTCAAATGCTCAAG GAATAGAGTTGTCGCTCACCGACTCAAGATGTCCACCAGCCACTGGGTTCGGAACATGTGCTTTCTGCCCGTCTTCAGGATGCGGATGTGGAAGAATTTGCTGCCCTAACGGATGCGGGACAAGCTGCATGCCCTTGCCTCTTCCGTCTTCACTGG AATGTCTAACATATACGGATTGCTTTCCTCTGCGAGACTGTGATCCCGCTAGGGATTGTCCTGGCGTGCCCGGTGCCAGGTGTACGCATGACTGTAACTGCAGACAGGCTTTTCTTGGCTGTGATGGGGAACTTCTTTCTCCGGAGCAATGTAACCCAG TTCCCGTCCCAATCGATCCAAGATGTCCGGAACCATCATCGCCATTCGGAACGTGCGGAACATGTCCATCAGAAGGATGTGGCTGTGGGAAGATATGCTGTTCTAACGGCTGTGGATCAAGTTGTGTCTCTATACCGAACCCCCCAGAGCTAG ATTGTCTCCATCTCATTGACTGCCTTCCACTCGAAGACTGCGTTCCCGAAAGAGACTGTCCCGGACACCCAGGAGCCCGCTGCAGTTACGATTGCGATTGTGGAAAAGCTTTCATTGGCTGCGACGGACAACTACTCACGGATAAAGAGTGCAATCCTGGAG GTGTTCCTACGGATCCTAGGTGCGAACCAGTTCCAGACGGCGGGTTTGGTACCTGTGGAGAGTGTCCATTGGAAGGATGTGGATGTGGAAGAATATGTTGCTCAACAGGTTGTGGAACAACCTGTTCTCGCATCCCATTACCTTCAGAATTAA ACTGTTTGACGTACACAACCTGCGCTCCACTTACTGACTGCGTACCAAAGAGGGATTGCCCCGGGGTACCTGGCGCCACCTGCACACACGACTGCAGTTGTCGGAAAGCTTTTCTTGGCTGTGATGGTGAACTACTGACAGACGAACAATGCAATCCag GTCCCTCTTCTCCTTGTCTTCCTGGGGTTGACATTGCTTACTGTTTTGTCCGGCCATGTCGATTTGCCTCGTGTCCTGCCGTACCGAACGCCAAATGCACTGATGATTACTGTGGCGGTTGCAATGccgtttttgttcaaaatgatGTCGTACTTACTCCTGAAGAATGTG AATGCAGGTTTCCGGCGGATGTCTATTGCTTTAAGCCGGCTTGTCAATTTGAAACTTGTCCTAATTATCCTGAAGCAACTTGTAGACCTAATAGATGCAACTTATGCACCCCTGTCTTCACTTATCGTGGTTTCACATTGACTAAAAAAGATTGCCATAGAGATATAC CTACTTCGTGTCCATCTCCTGTGGATATAGCTTCTCTTATAAATTTCCAATACAGCTGcacaaatcaaaatcaaattgGATCAGTATGTACTGCCAGTTGTACCAATGGACGAGATATTCAAGGAGCGCGTCGAATTTCTTGCAACATCAACGGCCGGTGGTCTCCCAGTGATTTCAGAAATACCAGATGTGTTACTTCCTGCCCTCCTGGATCCCCAGTAGCAAGGTGCACAAAGGAACCTTGTCTAGGCCAAACTTGTCCGGCGTATCCTGAAGCGGTGTGCGAGAATAATTACTGCGGCGGATGCAATTTTGATTTCTTCCTTAATGGACGAAAGCTGAGCAAACACGAATGCCAAA AAACTTGTCCTTCTCCAAGCGGCCCTGATCCAGACTTGACGTTCCGCTGCACAAATTCCTACAAGGCTGGATCTGTGTGCAGAGCCCAATGTCCTCTTGGAAAAGACATCGTTGGAGATAATAGGATCACGTGCATCGGTGACAGCGGAAAGTGGGCACCAGGAACCTTCCTGAATACCAAATGCGAAGAATCGTTTCCGTGTCCACCAGGTGTTCCACAAGTTAGATGCCTCGTACCTCCCTGTAAAGATGCAAAATGTCCGGCTCATCCTGATGCGGAATGCAGAGAAAACTACTGTGGAGGCTGTCATTTCGACTTCTTCCTCAACGAAAGCAAATTACAAAGAAGAGATTGTATCAAGCAAA GGCCTTGTGTTATTCATCATTACTGTCAATTCCTCTGTTATGGCCAAAGATGTAACGGGCATCCAGATGCTATTTGTAAAGTTGACTGCAATTGTCGAGCAAGATTTTACGACcacaaaacattaaaacaagttttttgctttcaat TGTTTCGCGGATTGGAATCTGAAGATCAGACGAATTAA